The Streptomonospora litoralis genome window below encodes:
- a CDS encoding DUF4352 domain-containing protein, with the protein MTSPFVRRAAAVFATLTLLSLIVMAQSLVPDDTLATEPIAYSGEIGEPVDAERFTVRVERVRIAETAVDEDGLGSSGPIEAKGVWLVATAEITSATAPLLHIDAALVMGDGYVYSANRWLSNDMAGGTGTTLDPGIPVTGALAFEVPKKRLKDPTLQVSARQSIDGRLSARADVDLGLSGSELDRRLAQPEDRVVVPSPTETS; encoded by the coding sequence GTGACCTCTCCCTTCGTGCGCCGCGCAGCAGCCGTCTTCGCCACCCTCACCCTGTTGAGCCTGATCGTGATGGCGCAGTCGCTGGTCCCGGACGACACGCTGGCGACCGAGCCCATCGCCTACTCGGGAGAGATCGGCGAACCCGTCGACGCGGAGCGGTTCACCGTTCGGGTCGAGCGGGTCCGCATCGCCGAGACCGCGGTCGACGAGGACGGCCTCGGCTCGTCGGGGCCCATCGAGGCGAAGGGTGTATGGCTGGTGGCCACCGCCGAGATCACCTCCGCCACCGCCCCGCTGCTCCACATCGACGCCGCACTCGTGATGGGCGACGGCTACGTGTACTCCGCCAACCGCTGGCTGAGCAACGACATGGCAGGGGGAACCGGCACCACGCTGGACCCGGGGATCCCCGTCACCGGGGCCCTCGCCTTCGAGGTGCCGAAGAAGCGGCTCAAGGACCCCACGCTGCAGGTGAGCGCCCGCCAGTCGATCGACGGACGGCTGAGCGCCCGCGCCGACGTCGACCTCGGACTGAGCGGTTCCGAACTCGACCGGCGCCTCGCGCAACCCGAAGACCGGGTCGTCGTGCCCTCACCCACCGAGACGTCGTAG
- a CDS encoding AfsR/SARP family transcriptional regulator, giving the protein MNFGVLGPISAWSNGGESVPVGGPRQRCVLGALLVELGKEVTVERLIEYLWDDDPPRTARSVIQVQISHLRRSFPDVIQTTAGGYLAAVGPEMVDLHRFRDLVARAGEADDAAEEAVLWDEALACWRGRPFSGTGSEHLYNSVARPLLEERWTAWTSWVECAFSLHRYTEIVTRVTPLVRDDPLRERLQYYLIAALFRSGQRASALAAFQECREYLAEELGVDPSPEVMELHTEILRETESSAGQLAAAAGSTDRAQAVRPESPRSDKPEQRPPAEFVARNDLPRDIPDFTGREQDLQRLLDLGGSDEARAEVAVITGPGGAGKTTLAVHGAHRLATRFPDGLLFIDLYGYTVEQEPVPPASALGSLLRAVGVQPDAIPEPVEERAALWRASLSGRRVLVVLDNVANFAQISPLLAAAPGSLTLVTSRQDLPGLSGAQYISLGMLGPQASLRLFATVLGSSRVDQEPDTAREVVRMCGGLPLALRIVAGRMLSRPRWTFEHVRQRLSEHHRMFRELRIEGHSVEAVFELSYQSLNDEQRRAFLILGVMIGSTVDLHGAAALLDCDPPDADDLLQELVSVCLFDEPSVDLYRFHDLIGSYAKEKAGTDLPAEEADAARRRLADHYLDMANRAADMMGPRSHHYEIDSGRSSRYHNELADRAEATAWFERHQDNLAAAVDFYAAAGLDEPAWQLADSLWRHYANHGETELLMSTQEKALAASRAKGNERGSAATLIGLGIAHCLAGRFQHSLDLLNEARGILSTIDDERGQARVDASLSLVYERMGRFHESLSHAWKVLEYALSVEDRQLESLQRGNLAIAYQVLGDYDRAVEFGEAALRIKKDEGEYDTAAGVLCTLGEVYGMRGDPDQRFHYLGEALRLAQLTGSHREEIYIRNGLAVARRASGDIDGALEAHRAALDLGEEIGQHSADAEVLTQLGCTYAEAGYAEEARKAHEEALRLARERGELHIEGKALMGLGLLSTEAVEREQAVEHLAGAAKLFADLGVPEAQQAQAELEKLV; this is encoded by the coding sequence GTGAATTTTGGCGTGCTCGGCCCCATATCGGCGTGGTCGAACGGCGGCGAGTCGGTTCCCGTCGGTGGTCCGCGCCAGCGGTGCGTGCTGGGTGCGCTCCTTGTCGAGCTGGGCAAAGAAGTCACGGTCGAGCGGCTGATCGAGTATCTGTGGGACGACGACCCGCCGCGCACCGCCCGGTCCGTCATCCAGGTGCAGATCTCCCATCTGCGCCGTTCCTTCCCCGACGTCATCCAGACGACCGCCGGGGGCTACCTGGCCGCGGTCGGGCCCGAAATGGTGGACCTGCACCGGTTCCGCGACCTCGTCGCCCGCGCCGGGGAGGCTGACGATGCCGCGGAGGAGGCCGTCCTCTGGGACGAGGCGCTCGCCTGCTGGCGGGGCCGGCCGTTTTCCGGAACCGGCTCGGAACACCTCTACAACTCCGTCGCCCGCCCGCTGCTGGAAGAGCGCTGGACCGCCTGGACCTCCTGGGTCGAGTGCGCCTTCTCGCTGCACCGCTACACCGAAATCGTCACCCGTGTCACACCGCTCGTCCGCGATGACCCGCTGCGGGAGCGGCTGCAGTACTACCTGATCGCCGCGCTGTTCCGCAGCGGCCAGCGGGCCTCGGCGCTCGCCGCGTTCCAGGAGTGCCGCGAGTACCTGGCCGAGGAGCTGGGGGTCGACCCCAGCCCCGAGGTCATGGAACTGCACACGGAGATCCTGCGCGAGACCGAATCGAGCGCGGGTCAGCTCGCCGCCGCGGCGGGCAGCACAGACCGGGCCCAGGCGGTACGGCCGGAGTCCCCCCGGAGCGACAAACCCGAGCAGCGGCCGCCGGCCGAATTCGTCGCACGCAACGACCTGCCGCGCGACATCCCCGACTTCACCGGACGCGAGCAGGACCTCCAGCGCCTCCTGGACCTCGGCGGGAGCGACGAGGCGCGGGCCGAGGTCGCCGTCATCACCGGCCCCGGCGGCGCCGGGAAGACGACACTGGCCGTACACGGAGCCCATCGCCTGGCGACGCGGTTCCCCGACGGGCTGCTGTTCATCGACCTTTACGGCTACACGGTCGAGCAGGAGCCGGTCCCCCCGGCATCGGCGCTGGGCAGCCTGCTCCGGGCTGTCGGCGTCCAGCCGGACGCTATCCCGGAGCCCGTCGAGGAGCGGGCGGCCTTATGGCGGGCGAGCCTGTCCGGGCGGCGCGTGCTGGTCGTCCTGGACAACGTGGCGAACTTCGCGCAGATCAGCCCGCTGCTGGCGGCCGCGCCGGGTTCCCTCACGCTGGTCACCTCCCGCCAGGATCTGCCCGGACTCAGCGGCGCGCAGTACATCTCCCTGGGCATGCTCGGTCCACAGGCGTCGCTGCGCCTCTTCGCCACCGTCCTCGGCTCGTCGCGGGTGGACCAGGAGCCCGACACCGCCCGCGAGGTCGTCCGGATGTGCGGCGGGCTCCCGCTCGCGCTGCGCATCGTGGCCGGGCGCATGCTCAGTCGGCCCCGCTGGACCTTCGAGCACGTCAGGCAGCGCCTCAGCGAACACCACCGGATGTTCCGCGAACTGCGCATCGAGGGGCACAGCGTCGAGGCGGTTTTCGAGCTGTCCTACCAGAGCCTCAACGACGAGCAGCGCCGCGCCTTCCTCATCCTCGGCGTGATGATCGGAAGCACCGTCGACCTGCACGGGGCGGCCGCGCTGCTCGACTGCGACCCGCCCGACGCCGACGACCTGCTGCAGGAGCTCGTCAGCGTCTGCCTGTTCGACGAGCCGAGCGTGGACCTGTACCGCTTCCACGACCTCATCGGCTCCTACGCCAAGGAGAAAGCCGGCACCGACCTCCCAGCCGAGGAGGCCGACGCGGCCCGCCGCCGACTCGCCGACCACTACCTGGACATGGCCAACCGCGCCGCCGACATGATGGGACCGCGCAGCCACCACTACGAGATCGACAGCGGGCGGTCGTCGCGCTACCACAACGAACTTGCCGACCGTGCCGAGGCCACGGCCTGGTTCGAGCGGCACCAGGACAACCTCGCTGCCGCAGTGGATTTCTACGCCGCCGCCGGTCTCGACGAACCGGCCTGGCAGCTGGCCGACTCCCTGTGGCGCCACTACGCCAACCACGGCGAGACCGAACTCCTGATGTCGACCCAGGAGAAAGCCCTCGCGGCGAGCCGCGCGAAGGGCAACGAGCGCGGGAGCGCAGCGACCCTCATCGGCTTGGGGATCGCGCACTGCTTGGCGGGGCGGTTCCAGCACTCGCTGGACCTGCTGAACGAGGCGCGCGGCATCCTCTCGACGATCGACGACGAGCGCGGCCAGGCGCGCGTCGACGCCAGCCTGAGCCTGGTCTACGAGCGTATGGGCCGCTTCCACGAGTCCCTGTCCCACGCCTGGAAGGTCCTCGAGTACGCCCTCTCGGTCGAGGACCGGCAGCTGGAGTCCCTGCAGCGGGGGAACCTCGCAATCGCCTACCAGGTGCTGGGCGACTACGACCGCGCCGTCGAGTTCGGCGAGGCCGCGTTGCGGATCAAGAAGGACGAGGGAGAGTACGACACCGCTGCCGGGGTGCTGTGCACCCTGGGCGAGGTCTACGGGATGCGCGGAGACCCCGACCAGCGGTTCCACTACCTCGGCGAGGCGTTGAGACTGGCTCAGCTGACGGGGTCGCATCGCGAGGAGATCTACATCCGCAACGGCCTTGCGGTCGCCCGGCGCGCGAGCGGCGACATCGACGGCGCTCTTGAAGCCCACCGCGCAGCGCTCGACCTGGGGGAGGAGATCGGCCAGCACAGCGCTGACGCGGAGGTGCTCACCCAACTGGGGTGCACTTACGCGGAGGCGGGCTATGCCGAGGAGGCCCGCAAGGCCCACGAGGAAGCCCTCCGGCTGGCACGGGAGCGGGGCGAGTTGCACATCGAGGGCAAGGCCCTGATGGGACTGGGACTGCTTTCGACCGAGGCCGTCGAGCGCGAGCAGGCCGTCGAACACCTCGCCGGCGCCGCGAAGCTGTTCGCCGACCTGGGCGTCCCCGAGGCCCAGCAGGCCCAGGCCGAACTGGAGAAGCTGGTCTGA
- a CDS encoding helix-turn-helix transcriptional regulator: MTTAATQGHSIPAQLWSVRETAGFLGVPAKTLYEWRYKGDGPPSHRVGRYLRYVPAEVHAWVRSQ, translated from the coding sequence ATGACGACCGCCGCGACGCAAGGCCACAGCATCCCCGCGCAACTCTGGTCCGTGCGGGAAACCGCCGGCTTCCTCGGCGTCCCGGCGAAGACGCTCTACGAATGGCGCTACAAGGGCGACGGTCCGCCCTCGCACCGCGTCGGGCGGTACCTGCGCTACGTCCCCGCTGAAGTCCACGCCTGGGTCCGCTCGCAGTAG
- a CDS encoding replication initiator, with product MPTPTGKSTRAERQAQPLAREVAEQIAADKGVCIRPVSLRRTDIATGRTEIVDVPCSSTLESRCPSCAKRKRSIRRSQCEEGWHLAEDPTVTPEEPSEVQQAWVERRALVTAERDRLVNAGGAAPDEVAALDQAIADLDTEITASGLRGSVSRGSSSSGGARRVRSTKRRQDAPDLPKRQMAKTTVGRSYEDPATGKIFRPSLFVTLTCDSYGRVKADGTPVDPSTYDYRRAARDALHFSKLIDRFVQNLRRVAGFDVQYFATVEPQRRLAPHLHMATRGTIPRAELRQIAAATYHQVWWPAADEAVYTADNLPAWDESIGGYVDMATGEVLPTWEQALDARDADPSAEPMHVVRFGPQVDAKGVVAGTDDADRCVRYLAKYLTKDIAECHAVDTDAQQRHVDRLVEALRFEPCSPKCANWLRYGIQPDNPKAGMAPGFCRSKAHRREHLGYAGRRVLVSRKWSGKTVADHKADRLRWVLDALGVDPDADPDEGQGDGGPAPVFSADSSGNHAWELARPTDPDVPPREHRLLRAVGEALKRRAQLDAVRQQRSDASSATPERAA from the coding sequence ATGCCAACCCCGACCGGTAAGTCCACCCGAGCCGAGCGCCAAGCGCAACCGCTCGCCCGTGAGGTGGCCGAGCAGATCGCCGCAGACAAAGGCGTCTGCATCCGCCCGGTATCGCTGCGCCGCACCGACATCGCCACGGGCCGAACCGAGATCGTGGACGTGCCGTGCAGCTCCACGCTGGAATCCCGGTGCCCCTCCTGTGCCAAGCGCAAGCGCTCGATCCGGCGCAGCCAGTGCGAAGAGGGCTGGCACCTCGCCGAGGATCCGACCGTCACACCGGAGGAGCCTTCCGAGGTTCAACAGGCGTGGGTTGAACGCCGCGCGCTGGTGACCGCCGAGCGGGATCGGCTCGTGAACGCGGGCGGCGCTGCTCCCGACGAGGTGGCCGCGCTCGATCAGGCCATCGCCGACCTGGATACGGAGATCACCGCGTCAGGGCTGCGCGGGTCGGTTTCGCGGGGCTCGTCCTCGTCGGGCGGTGCTCGTCGGGTGCGCTCTACCAAGCGGCGCCAGGACGCGCCGGACCTGCCGAAACGGCAGATGGCGAAAACGACCGTGGGGCGCTCCTACGAGGATCCGGCGACCGGGAAGATCTTCCGGCCGTCGCTGTTCGTGACACTGACGTGCGACAGCTACGGGCGGGTGAAGGCGGACGGCACACCGGTGGATCCGTCCACGTACGACTACCGGCGGGCGGCTCGGGACGCGCTGCACTTCTCCAAGCTCATCGACCGGTTCGTGCAGAACCTTCGGCGCGTGGCGGGCTTCGATGTGCAGTACTTCGCCACCGTCGAACCGCAAAGGCGGCTGGCGCCACACCTGCACATGGCGACGAGGGGAACCATCCCGCGTGCCGAGCTGCGCCAGATCGCGGCGGCCACGTATCACCAAGTGTGGTGGCCTGCCGCCGACGAGGCCGTCTATACGGCTGACAACCTGCCCGCCTGGGACGAGTCGATCGGCGGCTATGTCGACATGGCGACCGGTGAAGTGCTGCCCACCTGGGAACAGGCGCTCGATGCCCGCGACGCCGACCCTTCGGCCGAACCGATGCACGTGGTCCGGTTCGGGCCGCAGGTCGACGCTAAGGGCGTGGTGGCCGGCACCGATGACGCCGACCGGTGCGTCCGGTACCTGGCGAAGTACCTGACCAAGGACATTGCCGAATGCCACGCCGTCGACACCGACGCCCAACAGCGCCACGTTGACCGGCTCGTGGAAGCCCTGCGGTTCGAACCCTGCTCGCCGAAGTGTGCGAACTGGCTGCGCTACGGCATCCAGCCGGACAACCCCAAGGCGGGCATGGCTCCGGGCTTCTGCCGCTCCAAAGCCCATCGGCGCGAACACCTCGGCTATGCCGGGCGCCGTGTCCTGGTCTCGCGCAAGTGGTCCGGTAAGACCGTCGCCGATCACAAGGCGGACCGGCTGCGCTGGGTCCTCGACGCGTTGGGCGTGGATCCCGACGCCGACCCCGACGAGGGCCAGGGCGACGGCGGCCCCGCTCCGGTCTTCTCGGCGGATTCTTCCGGCAATCACGCCTGGGAGCTGGCACGCCCCACCGATCCCGACGTCCCGCCGCGCGAACACCGCCTACTGCGGGCGGTCGGCGAAGCGCTCAAGCGCCGCGCCCAACTCGACGCCGTTCGGCAACAGCGATCCGACGCTTCTTCGGCAACTCCGGAAAGGGCCGCATGA
- a CDS encoding FtsK/SpoIIIE domain-containing protein, translating to MLGNSSAGASQVQRPTAPVPAQAVRFTTPVVETPGIFILTGWLWRFLRLLVLLPVQFPVSVATVAVSVTVYVLTGWLGLAALWTITDIALLVWWRRWPHSFKARVALRALATWRRFWIYRRHWQPVLVVSGLAESYLERQYLPQIRGVTCSAWADRVRVKLVAGTAPAEFEQRVSELAHGFGAPSCRVEVRGPRDLVLEFPRRDMLAEQIDALPVPDDPQDVDLGALPVGRCEDGQPWNLRLHGTHVLTVGVTGAGKGSVLWSTIRAMVPAIDAGAAQVWAIDPKRMELSYGRNLFARYADAADEAVSLLEDAVGAMQERAERYAGRKRVHVPNTRDPFVVVVLDEVAFLTAYHPEREIRRRAENAIATLTSQGRSVGFCVLAALQDPRKEVLNLRNLFPDKIALRLDEASQVDMVLGDGARDRGGNAHLIDPDLPGVAFVKLEGSPAPVRVRAAFVTDADIDHMAESYAASRAEDSV from the coding sequence ATGCTGGGCAACTCCAGCGCGGGCGCCTCCCAGGTCCAGCGGCCCACCGCTCCCGTGCCCGCGCAAGCGGTGCGCTTCACGACCCCGGTGGTCGAGACGCCGGGGATCTTCATCCTCACCGGGTGGCTGTGGCGCTTCCTGCGGCTGCTCGTCCTCCTGCCGGTCCAGTTCCCCGTCTCGGTCGCCACGGTCGCCGTCTCAGTGACCGTCTACGTGCTGACCGGATGGCTCGGGCTGGCGGCGCTGTGGACGATCACCGACATAGCTCTGTTGGTGTGGTGGCGGCGCTGGCCGCACTCCTTCAAGGCCCGTGTGGCGCTGCGGGCGCTGGCGACCTGGCGCCGGTTCTGGATCTACCGCCGCCACTGGCAACCCGTCCTCGTCGTCTCCGGCCTGGCCGAGTCCTACCTCGAACGCCAGTACCTGCCGCAGATCCGGGGGGTGACCTGCTCGGCGTGGGCCGATCGGGTGCGGGTCAAGCTGGTGGCCGGCACCGCCCCCGCCGAGTTCGAACAGCGCGTGTCCGAGCTGGCGCACGGCTTCGGCGCCCCGTCGTGCCGCGTCGAGGTGCGCGGGCCGCGGGATCTGGTGCTGGAGTTCCCCCGGCGGGACATGCTCGCCGAGCAGATCGACGCGCTACCCGTGCCCGACGATCCCCAGGATGTGGACCTGGGCGCACTGCCCGTGGGGCGCTGCGAGGACGGGCAACCGTGGAACCTGCGGCTGCACGGCACCCACGTCCTCACCGTCGGGGTGACGGGTGCGGGCAAGGGGTCGGTGCTGTGGTCGACCATCCGGGCCATGGTCCCGGCGATCGATGCGGGGGCGGCGCAGGTGTGGGCGATCGATCCCAAGCGGATGGAACTCTCCTACGGACGCAACCTGTTCGCCCGCTACGCCGACGCCGCCGACGAGGCCGTGTCCCTCCTGGAAGACGCTGTCGGGGCGATGCAGGAACGCGCCGAGCGCTATGCGGGCCGCAAACGGGTCCACGTGCCCAACACGCGGGATCCGTTCGTGGTGGTGGTTCTCGACGAGGTCGCGTTCCTGACCGCCTACCACCCCGAGCGCGAGATCCGGCGCCGTGCGGAGAACGCCATCGCCACCCTGACCAGTCAGGGACGGTCGGTCGGGTTCTGCGTCCTGGCGGCGCTGCAGGATCCGCGCAAGGAGGTGCTGAACCTGCGCAACCTGTTCCCGGACAAGATCGCGCTCCGGCTGGACGAGGCAAGCCAGGTCGACATGGTCCTCGGGGACGGGGCGCGGGACCGGGGCGGCAACGCCCACCTCATCGACCCCGACCTACCCGGCGTCGCCTTCGTGAAGCTGGAGGGTTCGCCGGCCCCGGTGCGGGTGCGGGCCGCGTTCGTCACCGATGCCGACATCGACCACATGGCCGAGAGCTATGCGGCCTCGCGCGCGGAGGACTCGGTCTGA
- a CDS encoding plasmid replication, integration and excision activator gives MAIQGALPVEFGTVFPHGAYALSVEAITDFETKRPQMDKVSGLPLWAVDVIDADPEARGKAKSVKVKVAAEHCPTLPDEVPGLPFRPVEFEQMSVMPYVDDSGRRPRVAYSLRARGVKTPGGGGSRKAPAAAASGAGGSGGKDAG, from the coding sequence ATGGCGATTCAGGGTGCGCTGCCGGTGGAGTTCGGGACGGTGTTCCCGCACGGCGCTTACGCGCTGTCGGTGGAGGCGATCACCGACTTCGAGACCAAGCGTCCGCAGATGGACAAGGTGTCCGGGCTGCCGCTGTGGGCGGTGGACGTGATCGACGCCGACCCCGAAGCCCGCGGCAAGGCCAAGAGCGTGAAGGTGAAGGTGGCCGCCGAGCACTGCCCGACCCTGCCCGACGAGGTCCCCGGCCTGCCCTTCCGGCCCGTCGAGTTCGAGCAGATGTCGGTGATGCCCTACGTCGACGACTCGGGCCGGCGTCCCCGCGTCGCGTACTCGCTGCGGGCGCGCGGTGTGAAGACGCCCGGCGGCGGTGGTTCCCGCAAGGCCCCGGCCGCTGCGGCATCCGGTGCCGGTGGCTCCGGCGGTAAGGACGCGGGCTGA
- a CDS encoding protein phosphatase 2C domain-containing protein has translation MPFRLATAPAKPDRPNEDFAAVGTDAAVLLDGAGTPPGTESGCVHGVAWYSHTLGGLLLSALSSGDTLAGALASSIERVNRLHADTCDLKHSDTPSSTVVALRWDASELEYLVLADSSLVLDRAGTSPEVVTDDREAVVGAELRKPMDALPTGTPEHEQAVRDYVAALADHRNRPGEFWVANTDPGAADEAITGRVGLDEVAAVALLSDGATRLADRFGLATWRDTLDTLADAGPDALIARVREAENSDPQGQRWPRAKNHDDATVVYGHTPA, from the coding sequence GTGCCCTTCCGTCTGGCCACCGCCCCTGCCAAACCCGACCGGCCCAACGAGGACTTCGCCGCCGTGGGCACCGACGCGGCCGTGCTGCTCGACGGTGCCGGCACCCCGCCCGGCACGGAATCCGGATGCGTGCACGGGGTCGCCTGGTACTCCCACACCCTGGGCGGGCTACTGCTGAGCGCGCTCAGCTCAGGCGACACGCTCGCCGGTGCGCTGGCTAGCAGCATCGAGCGGGTGAACCGGCTGCACGCCGACACCTGCGACCTCAAGCACTCCGACACGCCCTCATCCACCGTCGTGGCGCTGCGGTGGGATGCGAGCGAACTGGAGTACCTGGTCCTAGCGGACTCCTCGCTCGTCCTCGACCGCGCTGGCACCTCCCCCGAGGTGGTCACCGACGACCGGGAAGCCGTGGTCGGCGCGGAACTGCGAAAGCCCATGGATGCGCTGCCCACCGGCACGCCCGAGCACGAGCAGGCGGTGCGCGACTACGTCGCGGCCCTGGCCGACCACCGCAACCGCCCCGGCGAGTTCTGGGTCGCCAACACCGATCCGGGTGCCGCCGACGAGGCCATTACCGGCCGCGTCGGGCTCGACGAGGTGGCCGCCGTGGCGCTGCTCAGCGACGGCGCTACCCGCCTGGCCGACCGCTTCGGCCTGGCCACCTGGCGCGACACTCTCGACACCCTCGCCGACGCTGGCCCGGATGCACTGATCGCACGGGTACGGGAAGCCGAGAACAGTGACCCGCAGGGGCAGCGGTGGCCGCGCGCCAAGAACCACGATGACGCGACGGTCGTCTACGGACACACCCCCGCCTGA
- a CDS encoding sigma-70 RNA polymerase sigma factor region 4 domain-containing protein, which translates to MTEGALMPGQFERIAEIEDPFELLRAATERLAEAQQEVTELSRLRRRLIQDLHAQGMSYAQIADKAGLSRGRIHQIRHTGPAPEAAFLGLGTVTVATPLRYDQVKDRPVLSLDDMATGQALEELVRSFDMQAVSDHVTVDGHIDLNRSNLVVVCGPAMSEPMRNAYETDPVIRWERAEPGLWLLHDTRTGESYRSGQEMDPQEPMDVAYLGRLARPDGQGTFLAIAGIHPQGSRGVAHLLNGEIASLWGQVGAERFSTLVRTVYNPDTGEPERAELITPVYRHDQD; encoded by the coding sequence GTGACCGAGGGAGCGTTGATGCCGGGCCAGTTCGAACGCATAGCGGAGATCGAAGACCCCTTCGAGCTGCTGCGCGCTGCCACAGAGCGCCTGGCCGAAGCCCAGCAGGAGGTCACCGAACTCTCCCGCCTGCGGCGGCGCCTGATCCAGGACCTGCACGCCCAGGGCATGTCCTATGCCCAGATCGCCGACAAGGCAGGGCTGAGCCGCGGGCGCATCCACCAGATCCGCCACACCGGCCCTGCGCCGGAAGCGGCCTTCCTCGGCCTGGGCACGGTCACCGTGGCGACCCCGCTGCGCTATGACCAGGTCAAGGACCGGCCCGTGCTGTCGCTCGACGACATGGCCACGGGCCAAGCGCTAGAGGAGCTGGTGCGCTCCTTCGACATGCAGGCCGTCTCAGACCACGTCACCGTGGACGGCCACATCGACCTCAACCGCTCCAACCTCGTCGTGGTCTGCGGACCGGCCATGTCCGAGCCCATGCGCAACGCCTACGAAACCGACCCCGTCATCCGGTGGGAGCGCGCGGAACCGGGGCTGTGGCTGCTGCATGACACGCGCACGGGTGAGAGCTACCGCTCCGGTCAGGAGATGGATCCGCAAGAGCCCATGGACGTCGCCTACCTCGGGCGGCTTGCCCGGCCGGACGGTCAAGGCACGTTCCTGGCCATCGCCGGAATCCACCCGCAGGGTTCGCGCGGGGTCGCTCACCTGCTCAACGGCGAGATCGCCTCACTGTGGGGCCAGGTCGGTGCCGAGCGGTTCTCGACGCTGGTGCGCACGGTGTACAACCCCGACACCGGTGAACCCGAGCGCGCTGAACTGATCACGCCCGTATACCGCCACGACCAGGACTGA
- a CDS encoding ATP-binding protein, with the protein MVITMVSWSRMFPGLPTEVAQARAFTRAVMDGHPLADPAELVISELATNAVQHSLSGEWCGPFVVHVEAEPASAQVAVVDLGGDSTPTARPPADLGAVDDHGRGLAIVAALSKDWGFEPDPFGLRVWAKLVTDGPS; encoded by the coding sequence GTGGTGATCACGATGGTCAGCTGGTCCCGCATGTTCCCCGGTCTCCCGACCGAAGTCGCCCAAGCCCGCGCCTTCACCCGCGCCGTGATGGACGGCCATCCCTTAGCCGATCCGGCCGAGCTCGTCATAAGCGAGCTCGCCACCAACGCGGTCCAACACTCCCTGAGCGGCGAATGGTGCGGCCCCTTCGTCGTCCACGTCGAGGCCGAACCCGCCTCGGCGCAGGTGGCCGTGGTCGACCTCGGCGGCGACTCCACGCCCACCGCCCGGCCGCCGGCAGATCTCGGCGCGGTCGACGACCACGGTCGGGGCCTGGCCATCGTGGCCGCGCTATCCAAAGATTGGGGCTTCGAGCCGGACCCGTTCGGGTTGCGGGTGTGGGCGAAGCTGGTCACCGACGGGCCTTCATGA
- a CDS encoding Scr1 family TA system antitoxin-like transcriptional regulator, whose protein sequence is MTEEDDLPSLGRRLREIREECGLSGRELARRACVVQSTVSRIENGRRIDDPMTVEQVVAALPVNANAAASLRARIRGAYADRRDRRIDAGVSLLGDAARRWERGAATVREFQSAMVPRALRSSEYANAAGASPSPLVDRIGDARCDFGFVVTEGALRTWPADGSMMPEQLDRVARACEMANVRLAVVPWSVPLPVVPPHGFAVFDDEAVVVETFTAQMTITEPDAVATYVDAYARLEAVAVTGEEAAELLARIRRDFEELAH, encoded by the coding sequence ATGACCGAAGAAGACGACCTACCCTCACTGGGGCGGCGACTGCGAGAAATACGTGAAGAATGCGGTCTATCCGGGCGCGAATTAGCAAGGAGAGCCTGCGTCGTCCAGTCGACGGTTTCGCGAATCGAGAACGGGCGTCGTATTGATGATCCCATGACCGTCGAGCAGGTCGTCGCTGCGCTGCCCGTCAACGCGAATGCGGCTGCCTCACTGCGCGCCCGGATTCGGGGTGCCTACGCCGATCGCCGAGATCGCCGGATTGATGCCGGAGTGTCGCTGCTCGGTGACGCTGCTCGGCGGTGGGAGCGGGGCGCTGCCACGGTGCGCGAGTTTCAGTCGGCGATGGTTCCGCGTGCGCTGAGGTCTTCCGAGTACGCGAATGCGGCCGGCGCATCTCCCTCTCCGCTGGTCGACCGGATTGGCGACGCCCGGTGTGACTTCGGGTTCGTCGTCACTGAGGGTGCGCTTCGGACGTGGCCGGCGGACGGATCGATGATGCCGGAACAGCTCGACCGCGTCGCTCGGGCCTGCGAGATGGCGAACGTGCGCCTGGCTGTCGTGCCGTGGTCGGTGCCGCTGCCGGTGGTGCCTCCGCACGGGTTCGCGGTGTTCGACGACGAGGCCGTGGTGGTGGAGACGTTCACGGCGCAGATGACCATCACCGAGCCGGACGCGGTTGCTACCTACGTCGACGCCTATGCCCGGCTCGAAGCGGTGGCGGTGACCGGCGAGGAGGCGGCCGAGCTGTTGGCGCGCATCCGGCGGGACTTCGAGGAGCTTGCACACTGA